A part of Lacerta agilis isolate rLacAgi1 chromosome 7, rLacAgi1.pri, whole genome shotgun sequence genomic DNA contains:
- the LOC117050396 gene encoding TBC1 domain family member 20-like, whose translation MHEEQRQALQEQLTDVILHVLKTHPELHYYQGYHDIAVTLLLVSGERMAVALLERLSTLHLRDFMDPTMDSTKHILNYLMPILQQESPRLHDFMQRAEVGTIFALSWLITWYGHVLANFQHILRLYDFFLASHPLMAVYFAAAIVLFREEEVLACDCDMPSIHQLLSQIPQDLPYETLIVRAHQLFQRLPHSELAKQAALQLQKSISIGTFSAFQQAASCQRPDAILRQQRHLTTSKAEEAGRLLPAAEHNPLVKAAVWGITATLGAAALAVTQTALEWAPEFLLQLF comes from the exons ATGCACGAGGAGCAGCGCCAGGCCCTCCAGGAGCAGCTGACCGATGTCATCCTCCACGTCCTGAAGACCCACCCGGAGCTGCACTATTACCAGGGCTACCACGACATCGCTGTGACCCTGCTGCTGGTCTCTGGCGAGCGCATGGCCGTTGCTCTGCTGGAGAGGCTCTCGACGCTTCATCTCAG GGACTTTATGGACCCCACAATGGACAGCACCAAGCACATCCTCAATTACCTCATGCCTATTCTGCAGCAGGAGAGCCCTCGACTCCATGACTTCATGCAAAG AGCTGAGGTGGGGACCATCTTCGCCCTGAGCTGGCTGATCACCTGGTACGGCCACGTCCTTGCCAACTTCCAGCACATCCTTCGCCTCTATGATTTCTTCCTGGCCTCCCACCCTCTCATGGCAGTTTACTTTGCCGCTGCG ATTGTCCTCTTCCGCGAAGAGGAGGTGCTGGCCTGTGACTGTGACATGCCCAGCATCCACCAGCTCCTGTCCCAGATCCCTCAGGACCTGCCTTACGAGACCCTCATCGTCCGTGCCCACCAGCTCTTCCAGCGTCTCCCGCACTCCGAGCTGGCCAAGCAGGCAGCGCTTCAGCTCCAGAAGAG CATCAGCATTGGGACTTTCTCAGCCTTCCAGCAGGCTGCTTCGTGCCAACGCCCAGACGCCATCCTGCGCCAGCAGCGACACTTAACCACCAGCAAGGCAGAGGAGGCGGGCAGGCTCCTCCCTGCAGCCGAGCACAACCCTTTGGTGAAGGCCGCGGTCTGGGGCATCACAGCCACGCTGGGGGCCGCGGCACTGGCAGTCACGCAGACCGCCCTGGAGTGGGCTCCCGAGTTCCTCCTGCAGCTCTTCTGA